Within the Actinomycetota bacterium genome, the region AGGTCCACCGCCCGCGACACCGGGATGCTGTTGACGACGCCCCCGTCGATGTAGTGCTGGTCGCCGATCCTCACCGGCGGGAGCACGCCGGGGATGGCGGCAGAGGCGAGGATGGCGTCGGCCAGGGGTCCGGAGTCGAACCAGCGCTCCTCGGCCCGCTCGATCGATGCGGCCACGCATTGGAAGGGGACGGCGAGCTCGTCGAAGGTGCGCGCCGGGAGCAGCGTGTCGATCAGCCTGCGCAGCCCGGCGTTGGAGTGCATGTGGGTGCGGCTGCGCACGAAGTGCGCCGCGCCGGCGAGGATCGACCCGCCGAACACGCTCTGCTGGTTCAGGCTGACCCAGGCCTCGCGCAGACGGGCGACCATCTCGAGAGACGGGTCGGCGGCGACGGCCGCGCCGTTCAGGGCGCCCACCGATGTCCCGACGACGAGGTCGGGGCGGACGCCGCGCTCGAGGAGGGCGCGGAGCATCCCGACCTCGTAGGCGCCGTTGTGTCCGCCGCCGCCGAGCACGAAGGCGGTGTGCGGCGCCCGGTCCTCAGCCATCGTGCGGCCAGTATGTAGCCGGACGGCCCGGCCCCGTCGGGATCACCGGGCGGCGGCAGGAGGTGGCGGAGCCGCGTAGAAACCCTCTGCGCGGTACCTGCGGCCGTCCCGGCCGCTGCCGCCCGGGGAGCTGGGGTTCAGGGGAGGTGCCAGATGGTCCGCAGGATCGTTGTGGCTGTGCTGCTCTTGTCCGGGACCGCGGTCCCATCCACCGTCCAGGCGGACGAGGTGGTGGTCCGGGAGGTGCTCGCGGGCGCGCGGGCTCCCGGTGGGGCGACGGGTCCGTTCGTGCACACCGCCTTCTATCCGGACACGGTCGAGGCGAAGCGGGGCGACGTGGTCCGGTGGACGTTCCCCGGGTCCTACGGCTGGCACACGGTGTCGTTCGGCTCCCTGCCCGAGCGCGTTTTCCGCGACGACGAGTACCCGGGCCACGTGGCGTTCGACGAGCCGTGGCTGTTCGGACACGAGCTCGGCGACGAGTCGAAGGCTTGCGGCCGCGGGAGCTACTGGAACGAGCCCGACCAGCCGGCCTGCGTCCTGGACGAGGAGGCCATCGGGGGACAGCTCTCCTCGAGCCTGTTCGACCGGTTCTTCAGCATCCCCGACCCCGACTCCACCTTCTCGGCCGTTGTCGACCTCGAGCCGGGGAGCTACCCGTTCTTCTGCAAGATCCACCCCGACATGGTCGGCGAGCTGAAGGTGGTGCCCGACTCCGAGGAGGTGTCCAACCCGACGCCCGAGGAGATCGACGCGGCCATCCTCGCCGAC harbors:
- a CDS encoding patatin-like phospholipase family protein gives rise to the protein MAEDRAPHTAFVLGGGGHNGAYEVGMLRALLERGVRPDLVVGTSVGALNGAAVAADPSLEMVARLREAWVSLNQQSVFGGSILAGAAHFVRSRTHMHSNAGLRRLIDTLLPARTFDELAVPFQCVAASIERAEERWFDSGPLADAILASAAIPGVLPPVRIGDQHYIDGGVVNSIPVSRAVDLGAREIWVLHVGRIDAPLTAPRTPLQVALVTFEIARRHRFARDLGSLPEGVVAHVLPTGEPKRPSLKQLNYRDFKAVSRRIERAYGEACKYLDRVLGD